The following are encoded in a window of Rubellicoccus peritrichatus genomic DNA:
- a CDS encoding sulfatase, with translation MSQTKKPNIIFILMDDLGWRDLSCYGSSFYETPALDRLAEQGMFFSDAYAACPVCSPTRASVLTGKYPARVGVTQYIGGHSVGKLCDVPYIQALPMQERSLATVLRENGYRTWHVGKWHLGGKPTWPENHGFDENIGGCDWGAPKSGYFSPYNCPVLSDGPDGEYLTDRLTDEAIKLIESGGDEPFFLNFWHYAVHTPIQSPPELVKKYEAKAKALGIDKIEPFEEGELLPCQHKNKERVRRRKLQSDPAYAAMVENMDTNIGRLMDALDATNKADDTIVIFTSDNGGLATSEGSPTSNVPLAEGKGWMYEGGTREPLLIRWPKVVAAGSRVEEPVTSPDFFPTLLEAAGLDLCPEQHVDGRSLMPLLRGEPFERGPIFWHYPHYSNQGGTPGCSIRDGDYKLIQFFEDDHLELYNLREDIGEENNLIDLHPDVAVRMKEQLDNWKTEVEALIPKPNPNYRG, from the coding sequence ATGAGTCAGACAAAGAAGCCGAACATCATTTTTATTTTAATGGATGATCTGGGGTGGCGCGACCTTAGTTGCTATGGCAGTTCTTTTTATGAGACGCCGGCCCTTGATCGGCTTGCGGAGCAGGGCATGTTTTTTAGTGATGCCTACGCCGCTTGTCCGGTATGCTCTCCAACGCGTGCCAGTGTCCTTACTGGCAAGTATCCGGCTCGTGTTGGCGTGACTCAATACATCGGCGGCCACAGTGTTGGTAAGCTTTGTGATGTGCCATACATCCAGGCTTTGCCGATGCAGGAGCGTTCACTGGCGACTGTGCTGAGGGAAAATGGATACAGGACCTGGCATGTTGGTAAATGGCATCTGGGAGGGAAACCTACCTGGCCGGAAAATCACGGCTTTGACGAAAACATAGGCGGTTGTGATTGGGGTGCTCCAAAGTCAGGCTACTTCAGTCCATACAATTGTCCGGTTTTGAGCGATGGTCCCGATGGCGAATATCTGACGGATCGCCTGACTGATGAGGCCATCAAGTTAATCGAATCGGGTGGAGATGAGCCTTTCTTTCTGAACTTCTGGCACTACGCCGTTCATACACCGATTCAATCACCCCCAGAGTTGGTTAAGAAGTATGAGGCCAAGGCCAAGGCGCTTGGTATCGATAAGATTGAGCCATTTGAGGAAGGCGAATTGCTGCCATGTCAGCACAAAAACAAGGAACGGGTCCGCCGCCGCAAGTTACAGTCTGATCCCGCTTATGCAGCGATGGTTGAGAACATGGATACCAATATCGGTCGATTGATGGACGCACTTGATGCAACTAATAAGGCGGATGATACGATTGTTATATTTACTTCGGATAATGGCGGGCTGGCTACCTCGGAAGGGTCGCCGACTTCCAATGTACCGCTGGCGGAAGGGAAGGGCTGGATGTATGAGGGAGGCACACGTGAACCGCTTCTAATTCGCTGGCCCAAGGTAGTCGCAGCCGGATCACGTGTTGAGGAGCCAGTGACAAGTCCTGACTTTTTCCCAACGCTACTGGAGGCAGCAGGACTTGATCTCTGCCCTGAGCAGCATGTTGATGGTCGTAGTCTGATGCCGCTCCTACGTGGTGAGCCTTTCGAGCGTGGACCGATTTTCTGGCATTACCCGCATTATAGTAATCAGGGTGGAACGCCCGGATGCTCTATTCGTGATGGTGATTACAAGTTGATCCAGTTTTTTGAGGACGATCATCTTGAGCTCTACAATCTGCGGGAAGACATTGGCGAAGAAAACAACCTGATCGACCTGCATCCGGATGTGGCAGTACGAATGAAGGAGCAGCTGGATAATTGGAAGACTGAAGTTGAAGCCTTGATACCCAAGCCCAATCCGAACTATCGCGGATAG